CCTTGACCAGAGCTGGCCGGAGGACCTTCTTATCCAACACGTACCCGCGAAGGACCTCCTCGACGACGGTGCTCTCCGGATGGTCGTTTGTCTGCACCTGCTCCACCGCGTGATGGACAGCCGGATCGAACTGCTGTCCGACGCTCTCAATCGCCTTCACCCCCGCCTTCTCGAGCACGCCTTTGAAGAGACGGAGGGTCAGGTCAACTCCCTCAATGACGGCCTCTTCCGCCCGAGATGACGCGGCGGAGGACCGCGCGGCGGCAAGGGCCCGCTCGAAATTGTCGAGCACCGGAAGCAACTCTAACAGCAGCCCTTCTTGCACGGTCCGGACCAACTCGGCCCGCTCGCGCACCACCCGTTTCCGGTAATTGTCAAACTCGGCTGCCAGGCGCAGATGACGGTCCTGCAGCTCCTGGATTTCTTTTGCCTGAACCGCGACCTTCTGCGACAGCTCCTCTTCAGGCGCCGTCTCCTGGCCTGGCGCTGTCTCTTCGGACACGTCTGGAATCTGTTGGGCCTCTTCTGGACTCCGCTCCTCTTGCTGCCGTTCCTCGGACATCCGCAACATCCCTTGGAGGCAAAAAAACGAGAGGGAAACCCCGACCCTCGGGATCTCCGCCCTCGCTACGAAGCCTCTTCTGTCAAGTACTGACTGAGCAACTTGGCGGTGAAATCGACCAGG
This Candidatus Methylomirabilota bacterium DNA region includes the following protein-coding sequences:
- a CDS encoding nucleotide exchange factor GrpE; translation: MSEERQQEERSPEEAQQIPDVSEETAPGQETAPEEELSQKVAVQAKEIQELQDRHLRLAAEFDNYRKRVVRERAELVRTVQEGLLLELLPVLDNFERALAAARSSAASSRAEEAVIEGVDLTLRLFKGVLEKAGVKAIESVGQQFDPAVHHAVEQVQTNDHPESTVVEEVLRGYVLDKKVLRPALVKVSSVPAPSPQAETPSEGKGSE